ATCCATTTCAAACAGCCTTTATTGAGTGCTGCTTCTGGGCCAGCCAACGGAGACCCAGCGGTGAATGAAATAGCCACGAGCTGTGCTCTAGATCGCCATCTGGTGGGCAGGACCGACAATCGACAAGTAAAAGTGCCggttaattacaaaaaaaaaaaaaaatcatctggtcGCGGTGActcacctgtagccccagttactcaggaggctgaagtggggggatcacttgaggccaggagttggaggctacattTAGCtgtgatcccatcactgcaccccagcctgggtgatagagcaagaccccatctcaataataataataataataaacctagAAAGAAACAGATGTagctgggtgctatggctcatacctataatcccagcacttcgggaggctgaggcgggtagatcacctgaggtcagatggtcaagaacaacctggccaacatagtgaaaccccatctccactaaaaaaatacaaaaaattagccaggtgtggtggtgcgcacctgtaatcccagctactcaggaagctgaggcaagagaatcacttgaacctgggaggcagaggttgcagtgagccgagatcatgccactgcactccagcctaggtgacaggagactcaatctcaaaaaaaggaaCAGATGTGATCAAGAGTGagttgggaggtcaaggcaggtggatcacgaggtcaggagttcaagaccagcctggccaaggtggtgaaaccctgtctctactaaaaataccaaaaaccgcgtgtgtggcgggtgcctgtaatcccagctacttgggaggctgaggcagagaatggcttgaacccaggaggtgaaagttgcagtgagtgagaccacaccactgcactccagcgtgggtgacagactgagactctcaaaaaaaaaaaaaaaaaaaaaaagtgggttgGAGGCAGGGACTGCTTTGGATTAAACGGCCAAGAAAGGCCATACTGAGATGTAAACTGAGCCCTGAAGGAAGAGTATTCCAGGCAAAGTGCAAAACCCTGAGGCAAAAACCTCTTTGGAATGTATGAGGTAGGTCCAGGGAacaaggaggagaggaaagaatccAAGTCCCGAGGTACAAGACAGGCAAGAAGTAGGTCTTGCAGAGCTGCTGGTAAGCAGCACCCGACCTAGCATTTTGAGGGCCAGAGGTAGTTGCAGAGCCCCTCTCATGCGAGGGAATGATGtctatacactttttttttttttttttttaaacagagtctccctttgttgtccaagctggagtgcagtggtggaatcatgcctcactgcaaactccgcctcctgtgctcaagcgattctcctgcctcagtctcccgagtagctgggacaactggtgtgtgctaccacacctgtctaatttttgtacttttttttttttttttttttttttgagacggagtctcgctctgtggcccaggctggagtgcagtggccggatctcagctcactgcaagctccgcctcccgggtttacgccattctcctgcctcagcctcccaagtagctgggactacaggcgcccgccacctcgcccggctagttttttgtattttttagtaaagacggggtttcaccgtgttagccaggatggtctcgatctcctgacctcgtgatccgcccgtctcggcctcccaaagtgctgggattacaggcttgagccaccgcgcccggcctaatttttgtacttttaatagagacagggtttcaccatgttgcccaggctgctctcaaactcctgaccttaagtgatctgcccgcctcggcctcccaaagtgttgagattacaggcgtgagccaccgcgcccggcctgatacaCACTTTTAAGGCTCCGGGGCTGTCCGTGAGGATCAAGCGTGGAAGTAAGTCTACAGAAAAGGCTGCCGCAGTTAACCCACGACAGGTGATGACAGTCTGGACATAGGGAGGATGGAGAGAAGTCGTGCGCCCTGGCAGTATTTCAGGAGCCAACTAATGGAGCCGGGACGCGAGAAACAGAGGAACCAGGAAGCCATAAGGAGGAGGTGGAGCAGCGGGTGGGTCAAGATGCCGCAGCCGCAGGAGGAGCTCGTGGGGTCGGGGTTACCCCCATCCCCGTGCAAGCCGACTTGGCGTCCGAGGGCAGAGTCCAGACCACAAGGATCTGGAGCTCAGGAGAGACTCGTGGTCCACATCGCGAGAAAGCTGTGGGAATCCAAATACTGTGGCGATTGGCAGCCCCGTAGGCGAGGCGGGCTGGAGACCCGCCCGGATTTAGGCGCGAGCCACCTCCAGGGGCGGAGCCCAGGCCGCACTGCGCAGGCGCGGCTAACCCGTTTCCATGGCTGCGAGAACTCACGCTCCCCAACCGTCCCACAACTGTCCTGTCCCAGACTTTGGCACCGTCGGGGTCCGTCGTCCCCGAGTGTGTCAGCATCCCCACCCCGGCTGCTGCCCAGGATCCGCCGGACCCCGGCCTCGATATGGGAGACCTGGAACTGCTGCTGCCCGGGGAAGCTGAAGTGCTGGTGCGGGGTCTGCGCAGCTTCCCGCTACGCGAGATGGGTTCCGAAGGGTGAGGCACCCGGGTCAGGCGGAGTCACGGAGTCATTGTCCCTGAGTGGGGGAGCTGGAGCCTGACATGGGGGGAGGGGCTGCCCAGTGTGGAGGGGCTCCCAAATGGGGGAGCAGAGTGTTCCGAGACAGGAATATAATTGCTCCTGAGCCCCCTGTGTCCCCTCAGGATCAGGTTAGGCTTCAATAGGATCCAGCCCCCATCCCCACTCCAAATGCACACACGTGGACCCACATGCACTTACACACcctctgaggcaggtggaaccaGCAGCACGAGAACCTGGAGAAGCTGAACATGCAAGCCATCCTCGATGCCACAATCAGCCAGGGCGAGCCCATTCAGGAGCTGCTGGTCACCCATGGGAAGGTACCCCGAGGTCACAGGCAGGGTTCCTGCCTTCCCCCATACCTCACCTACTCTAACCCTCAGGAGTCCCCTGTGTGCTTTTCCCCTCTGGCCTGGTACACCTGTCCTCCCTGAAGGGGAGAGAGGAATGTGTTACATGTTTCATTTTGTGTCCCTGTTGGACAGGACTCTGGCACACCAGGCTGGGTACAGGGCATGAGTTGATTAGGGAGAAAGCTGTAGGTCCTAAAACAGCTTAGGCTTCGAGGGGAAGGCCCAAATGCTAAAGGCATCTGTGAATTGACTGtaaggctggggaaggggtggggagggcaggagggaggggagatAACTTAACTGGAAGTAGAACTTTGGCATAGAAGGAGGCAGCCTTCCTAACATGAGAGGGGAAAGTTAGAAACCAGGGAGATGGCTGGCTGGAACATGGACCAGGGAGTGTCACCAGCAGATGACCTGAGATAtcaattgaccaaaaaaaaaaaaaaaaaaagccaggcatggtggctcatgcctgtaatcctagcactttgagaggccaagacgggtggatcacctggggtcaggagtgcaaggccagcctgaccaacatggtgaaaccctgcctctactaaaaatacaaaaatttgctgagcatggtggtgcacacctgtaatcccagctactcgggaggctgaggcaggagaatcgcttgaacctaggagacagaggttacagagagccaagatcgtgccactgcactccagcctgggtgacaagagtgaaactctgtctaaaaaaaaaaaaaaaaaagagttcctttgcaagagaaaggtggaactcaTACAAGGGGATAGGATAAGAAGAACAGGGCACTGTGAAGGGTCCTGAGTAAGAGTGAGGCCAAGGCACACAAGAGCCttagagaggccgggcgcggtggctcaagcctgtaatcccagcactttgggaggccgaggcgggtggatcaccaggtcaggagatcgagaccatcctggctaacatggtgaaaccccgtctctactaaaaatacaaaaaactagccgggcgtggtggtgggcgcctgtagtcccagctactcgggaggctgaggcaggagaatggcgtgaacctgggaggcggagcttgcagtgagccgagatcgcgccattgcactccagcctgggtgacacagcgcgagactccgtctcaaaaaaaaaaaaaaaacaaacaaacaaaaaaaaagagccttaGAGAACCACAGGACAGGGACAAGAGGGAGGGCATGAGCAGAAGGGCTGACTTGAAAGGGACGCCTGAATGGGCGGGGAGAGGATAAGGGGGCAGGTGCAGGCAGGGCAAGGCAGTCTGGGAACTGGGCAGGAGCCAGTCACATAAGCATGAGGGACATCCACAGAGGTGTTGGGAGCAGCTGGAAACGAAGGTCCGAAATGCAAGAGAAAAGTCAGGAAGGATAGCCATGGGGTTTGGGATAGTTTAGGGGCCCAGCAGTGTTTGGGGAGATCTGGGCTGAGCTGAGCCCAGCTGGGGATGGGAGGGTTGCCAGGCAAAGGTAGGCCCATCTCATCCCTGTCCTTTACCCCATCCTTCAAAGGTCCCAACGCTGGTGGAGGAGCTGATCGCAGTGGAGATGTGGAAGCAGAAGGTGTTCCCCGTGCTCTGCAGGGTGGAGGACTTCAAGCCCCAGAACACCTTTCCCATCTACATGGTGGTGAGCTGGGCCCCTGGTTCATACCTCCTCCCACTCCTTCAGAGGGCTCTGGACTGGGGAGGGGAGCTGGTAGCCCCTATCCCTACCACAGGCCCTGTCCCTCTCTTTGTCTGTCAGGTGCACCACGAGGCCTCCATCATCAACCTCTTGGAGACAGTGTTCTTCCACAAGGTGAGGGACTATCTCTGCCCATGGGCCACAGTTTCAGGTCAGGGCCTGGCAGGAAGGGAGGTTGTATCTGTGTGGGGAGGGCATCAGACACAGAAAGtttccctccccctttccccagGAGGTGTGTGAGTCAGCAGAAGACACTGTCTTGGACTTGGTAGACTATTGCCACCGCAAACTGACTCTGCTGGTGGCCCGGAGTGGCTGTGGTGGCCCCCCTGAAGGGGAGGGGTCCCAGGACAGCAACCCCATGCAGGTGGGTTGAGGTTACCTAGGATTGTGAAAGCCTAGGTCTGGGTTCCCCAGAGCCTGCACAGGCAAGAGTAGCCCAGCATGAACACTGTGTGACCTCGCAGGAGCTGCAGAAGCAGGCAGAGCTGATGGAATTTGAGATTGCACTGAAGGCCCTCTCAGTACTGCGCTACATCACAGACTGTGTGGACAGGTGGGCAGTCCGACTGGGCCTGGGCCTACCGTGGAGGGCTGAAAGACTGGGCCTGTAGCCTGCCTCTGCTCACCTCCTTCACAACGTCCCTGCCCCTAGCCTCTCTCTCAGCACCTTGAGCCGTATGCTTAGCACACACAACCTGCCCTGCCTCCTGGTGGAACTGCTGGAGCATAGTCCCTGGAACCGGCGGGAAGGAGGTAGGGTCCTCCCACACCAGCCTAAGCCCCAGGCTACTGCTTCAGGATATCTTTTTGATAGAGGGGGCAGTTTGCACACACGAAGACAAACCCCGTCCCCAAGCCCATCTGAGGATACCAGGATGCCTCAGCCAAGGTTGGCCTAGACCTGAGCTCTGCAGCAGGCCAGGCCCATGTGTCCATTACTGAGACTCACTCTGCTCTGGGGTCAGcagcactatagcctgggcaagtCCTGTGGCCCAGGTTCTCCCACCATTCCCAGGCAGTGGTCAGTCTCCCAGCCCCCACAGCTGGCTCACTTGAAGAGAATGCAATGCCTGTACCCAGTGCGCTGGTTCCTCTCCCCAGGCAAGCTGCAGCAGTTCGAGGGCAGCCGTTGGCATACTGTGGCCCCCTCAGAGCAGCAAAAGCTGAGCAAGTTGGACGGGCAAGTGTGGATAGCCCTGTACAACCTGCTGCTAAGCCCTGAGGCCCAGGCGCGCTACTGCCTCACAAGTTTTGCCAAGGGACAGCTACTCAAGGTCGGACTCCCTCTGCACCAGCCCCCACAGCCCCAGCACCGCCCTCCCCATCCTACCCTGACCCTGTCCCTGCTGTTTATCTTTGCCCACCCACCTCAACCCCCGTGCTCTTTTCAGTCCTTGGGCCTCAGGTGACACACCAGCTAGTGGGACATGGACCCCCACAGGCATGCTCAGCCCAACCCAGCCCCTTCCTTTTCCGTGGCCCCCTGGCCAGCACCTGCATCACACTGGCCTCCACTGGACACTCTTGCAGCTTCGGGCCTTCCTCACAGACACACTACTGGACCAGCTGCCCAACCTGGCCCACTTGCAGAGTTTCCTGGCCCATCTGGCCCTGACTGAAACCCAGCCCCCTAAGAAGGACCTGGTGTTGGAACAGGTAGACACTGGAAAGTTAGCTCCTCAGGACCACTGTCCTACTTTACCAGCACCTTCCTGCCACTCTCCACTCCTTTCCTTAGATCCCAGAAATCTGGGAGCGGCTGGAGCGAGAAAACAGAGGCAAGTGGCAGGCAATTGCCAAGCACCAGCTCCAACATGTGTTCAGCCCCTCAGAGCAGGACCTGCGGCTGCAGGCACAAAGGTAAGTCCTGTGGAACTGGCAGGAGTGGATGGGATGCAGGAGGCATGGATGTGGGCAGGGATGCCCCCACCTTCCAGGGCCAGTCAGACCTTCCTGACTTTTCCCCAGGTGGGCTGAGACCTACAGGCTGGATGTGCTAGAGGCAGTGGCTCCAGAGCGGCCCCGCTGTGCTTACTGCAGTGCAGAGGCTTCTAAGCGCTGCTCGCGATGCCAGAATGAGTGGTATTGCTGCAGGTGAGGGTATCCTAGGACCTTGGACCCCTAAGTCCTACTGCCACATCCCCCACATGCACTGCCATCCTCAACACCCACCTGCCTGCAGGGAGTGCCAAGTCAAGCACTGGGAAAAGCATGGAAAGACTTGTGTCCTGGCAGcccagggtgacagagccaaatGAGGGTTGCAGTTGCTGAGGGCCAACCACCTATGCCAAGGGAATCCACCCAGAATGCACCCCTGAACCTCAAGATCACGGTCCAGCCTCTGCCGGAGCCCCAGTCTCCGCAGTGGAGAGCAGAGCCGGCGGTAAAGCTGCTGACCcatccccctcctccccaccccaaggGAAGGCTCGAGACTTCCTGCCCCACCTGGTGGGCAGGCCAAGTGCGTTGCCTCAGCAAACTGGGCCAGGAGGGCGAAGGCCGGATGTGGGGACCCTCTTCCTCTAGCACAGTAAAGCTGGCCTCCAGAAACACGGGTATCTCCGTGTGGTGCTTTGCGGTCGCCGTCTTTGTGGCCGTCCGGGGTGGGGTGTGTGGAGCGGacgaaggagggaaggaagggcaaCGCGGGGGCTCTGCGAGAGCGCGCCTAGCCCCGCCTTCGGGCCCCAGAGTCCCCGCACCCAGGTTTCCATTGCACGGCTCTCCTCAGCTCCTTCCCGCCTCCCAGCTTAGATCCTGGGGGCGGTGCTGACGTCGGGGCCCGCCCTGTGGCCCCGCCCGGCCCGCTCTTGCTAGCGCCCAAAGCCAGCGAAGCACCGGCCCGACCGGGCCATGTCGGCGGAGCCTGAGCTCATTGAGCTGCGGGAGCTGGCACCCGCTGGGCGCGCTGGGCAGGGCCGCACCCGGCTGGAGCGTGCCAACGCGCTGCGCATCGCGCGGGGCACCGCGTGCAACCCCGCACGGCAGCTGGTCCCGGGCCGTGGCCACCGCTTCCAGCCTGCGGGGCCCGCCACGCACACGTGGTGCGACCTCTGTGGCGACTTCATCTGGGGCGTCGTGCGCAAGGGCCTGCAGTGCGCGCGTGAGTAGCGGGCCCCGCGCGCCTACGAGAGTGGAAGGGGCAGCCAAGGGGCAGCGCCGTCGCCGCGGGTCAAGTCGCGGCAGAGGTGGTCCGTGGGGACAGCTCCCGAGGACTAGGTCCGTTACTTTCGCCCCATCGCTGAAGAGTGCGCGAAAATGGTTTATCCCTTGTCGCACTCCACTCGTATATGGGGCACAGATGAGCAGAGGTGGCAgcttatatgtaaaaatatgctGATTTCAagtttcttatctttaaaatgcctTGGCCTTTCTTGAGAAAGGGTTTGTGCCTACTGTCCTCGGAGTCCATCTTCCCAGGCTTGCCTCTTCTCAAACATTCACTCACTGTGACCCCCTCCAGAACCTTTGGGGTGAAGGGAAGTTACCCACCTATGGGAGGGAGCCTGGAAAAAGTTAGAACCTTGGGTGTGCCCCCTGCAAGCAGGAGTTTTATTGAGTATTTAGCAAATACCCTTGAATCAGAAGCTAAAATATGGAAGGCAGCCACACACCCAGCAGTCCTTCTGCACCCCTGGGAATCGTCAGCAAGCAAAGGTTGCTCTCCCCTAGCTAGACACCAGCTGGAATCACCAGGGGCGCTTTTACAGCCCTCCCACCCTCTAGCCTGGATCCCACCTCAGACCCATTGAATCAGCTGCTGGGAGTGGACTCTAGGCAgcagtaaatttttttaaatccccaaaGTATTGTAACATGGAGTCTGGGTTGAGCATCAGTGCTCTGACCTATTTAGGAACTAGTGGATAGATGGTGTCCCAGGTCTGTATGTGCATGGAGACCCTCTCATCTGGTACAAGAGGACATCACAAATTCAGCTGGGGGGAGCACAAAGTTGTGacagaatacaaagaataaaCAAGGGCCGAGcacggtagctcaggcctgtaattccagtactttggaaggccgaggcgggtggatcacctgaggtcaggagttcaagaccagcctggccaacatggtgaaaccccgtctctactaaaaaatacaaaaaaattagccaggcgtggtggcgggtgcctgtaatcccggctactcaggaggttgaggtgggagaattgcttgaacccaggaggcagaggttgcagtgagctgaaatcacgccactgctctccagccttggggacagattgagactgtctcaaaaaaaaaaaaaaaaagaaagaaagaaagaaggaaggaaggaaggaagaaaaaggctgGGACACTGCAGCATtctcaaagagaaataaagtggCCATAGAGATAAGAAGCAGGATGATTTGGGCATGTTTATCAGAGGTAGAGACAAGGGAGGAATCAACGATaagtttgggtttttgtttccAGTAACCGGGAGCATAGTGGCCATTTTTGCTGCAAAGAGGAAGCTGGGCAAGGGTAGCAGTGAGGTGGAAGAAAAGGGAATTAAATTTTGGCCATGTTCACTTGAAACGTCTTTTAGACATCCTAGTGAAGGTACTGGCACGGAGGATCTAATCTGAGGGTTTAGGTCAGTGTTTCAGCTGTGGATCTGGGGCAGAAGACTGTGTAGACAGACCAGGCCAGCGATCAGGACTGAGCCCAGACTTCATCATGAGATACGGAAGTTGAGTCAGAATCTGCAAAGGAGCTGAGCAGGAGCTGCAGGGGGGTAGGAGGAAAAGTGGCAGTGTAGCCCCTGGGAGTCAAAGGGAGCAAGCTTCAAATGATGCTGAGTGGgtgagaatggagaatggaacaCTGCATTCCATTTGGCAGCACATAGATCGCTGAGGACCCTGTCCTGGGCAGTTTCCTGGAGGGAGAGGCAAGCCTGGCTGAAGTGGGTAGATGGGAGAGTGAAGGCGAAGGATTAGCGTGTATAGAGACCAATGTTTTGGTCTGAGGGGAGTACAGACAGATGACAACCAGAGGGCAGAGGTAGGTTAAAGGTGTTTAGTTTTTCCTTCAAGTAAATGGGCAGATGTATTCCATAGAAGTTCCCAatgaagggccgggcgcggtggctcacgcctgtagtcccagcactttgggaggccgaggcgggtggatcacctgaggtcacgagtttgagaccagcctagctaacatggtgaaaccctgtctctgctaaaaatacaaaaattagcggggcgtggtggtgggcgcctgtaatcccaggtactcgagaggctgaggcagaagaatcgcttgaacccaggaggcggaggttgcagcgagccgaaatcgcgccattgcactccagcctgggtgacaaaagcaagactccggtttttgggttttttttttttaattgccaatgAGGAAAGGGGAAGCTCTGTGCTAGGCGACAGAGATCCCAACTGTTGAGCAGGCCTCTGCTGTGGCCTTCCGGCCGGTTTCCAGACACCCAGGGTGGCCAACATTAAAGTCCGCATAGCAGTGTGAGGTAAAACACTGAAGCCGGGCCTGCGGAGCCTGGCGGGCAACGGCCCTCTTCCTGGGGCTTCCCTTCAATCTCCGGGACATTTCCCCGACCTGGGGCTCCTCCACCTCACGGCTAGGCCTCTCTGCAGATTGCAAGTTCACCTGCCACTACCGCTGCCGCGCGCTCGTCTGCCTGGACTGCTGCGGGCCCCGGGACCTGGGCTGGGAACCCGCGGTGGAGCGGGACACGAACGTGGTGAGCGCGGGGCCGAGGGCGTATGGGAAGGGCGAGGACGGGCAGGCCACAGCGCAGGCATTCTCGAAGACTGCCTGGGTGCTGCGCGCAAGGAGCGTTCTAAGTGCCGATTTCCCGGCAGCAGAGAGAGGCTAATTCTGAGCGAGGGCTGAGAGGGGTGCCTGGATTGCCGGCTCCGCAAGGCCTCCACCGGCTGCTAGCAGACCCCGGCCGCTAGCAGACCCCGGCCAAGGCGGACGCAGGCTCCGCGCACGCGCACTTCCCGCACCTTCCCGCCCTCGCCTCCGGCCAGAGGCCACCTTTGTGCGCTTGCGCGGACGCTGGCACCCGCCCGGTTCCCTGTGGTAggtggggtctctgagtggagcTGCCGGAGCGATGAGGTCATTCCTCGGGGCTAAGTGTGCGTGTCCCCGCCCCGGCGTTCCTCCCCCAATGACACAAGAGCTAGATCCCGGCGATCTACGTTTCAGTCTTAACGGTTGCGGCGCGGCGCTGGCCCGGGCGCACGCGCACACTGACACGCGTACACGCACGCACGCGACCGGGGCGGTGGTTGGCGGCTACGGACGCGCGGGACCAGGGGGACGGGCGGGTGCGGCGATGGGCGAGGCGGAGACGCCTTCTTTCGAGATGACCTGGAGCAGCACGACGAGCAGTGGCTACTGCAGCCAAGAGGACTCGGACTCGGAGCTCGAGCAGTACTTCACCGCGCGAACCTCGCTAGCGCGCAGGCCGCGCCGGGACCAGGTGGGAGCCCGGGGGTGCCGGCGGGGGGCGGGAGGCGATTGCTGGAGCTCCGCCCTCCCCGGTCCGTTGCCGCGTCCTGGGTCGGTGGGCAGCCCCACCCTCCCGGCTACGTGGCTCCCCGCGTGTCCTGGCCGGTGGCCTGCCCGCAGAACCGTGTGTAAGACCCCGATTCCACCGCCTCGATACTGGTTGCCTGGGCCCCCATGGTTTCTGTCACAGACAGGTTGAACAGGGAAAGCAGCTGTGTGGCTTGTGGTAGACCTGAGCCGGGCATTATCAAGCTATGACTAAAGTCGACCGAGCAGTCTGGACTAGCACCTCGATTTCCGCGTTCAGATGCTCCTGCTCCCTCCTTGGGGAGACTAGGGGAGGAAGTGGAGAGGGAGGAGTCCTCGCCAGGAATTGAGAAGTATGTTTAGGAAaactgagaggcagagagagatccTGCTCCTCCATTTGCACTCCTTTATGGAGCCAGCTGAGCCCTCACCTCTTCCCTGTTCTGGCCTGTCACCAGCTGCTGGAATGTGAAAGATTCTGATCCCTTCCTCTAGGGTGGATCTGGAGAAAGATTTGGAAATGGATAGGAAAGAAGTCTTATTTTGGACCATAAGCATTCAGGAGCACTTTACCCACAAGAAGGGGGAAGGGTAGATTATAAAATGCCTAAAGAGGTGGAAAGAGATCCAGGTTACTAACCCAGGACTGTAAGGTGTCTCGGAACCTCCTAGGTATCCCCATTATTAGAGAACTCTGTGCCAGATGCCATGGGTGTGACCACCAGGCTCAGAGAACCAGGCCCAGGcaccaggaaaaagaaatagggaCTGTGAAGCTCAGTATGCCTGGCAGCAATGGGGCGGAAATCCTTATTTAAGTGAAGAAAGTGGAGTTGTGAGTGATGCTTTggataaaattttacaaaattcctTACAAAAGGGGTAGTGCTCAGCACCCCAAAATCTTAGCCCAGAGCTTGGGTGCAAGGGTTGAGCGTAAACCCCTGGGCTTGTCTTCATGTCACTCAGTCCTGAGCCATTTTCCACTGTGGGAAGGTGGGAAAACCACAAGACACTAACCAATTGAAAAGGAGGGCTAGCCAcggaggcacacacctgtaatcccagttacttgggagggtaaggcaggaggatcacttgaacctgggaggcagagattgcagtgagccaagatcgtgccaatgcactccagcctgagtgacagagcgagactgtctcaaaaatagaaaaggaagccaagtgcggtggctcacacctctaatgccaatgctttgggaggccgaggcaggcggatcatttgtgatcaggaattcgaggccggcctggccaacatggtgaaaccctgtctctactaaacatacaaaaattagccggacatggtggtgtgtgcctgtagtcccagctacttgggagactgaatcACTTGAagcaggaggcaaaggttgcagtcagccaagatcgcgccactgcactcctacctgggtgacagggtaagactctgtctcaaaaaaaaaagaaagaaggctgggcttggtggctcatgcctgtaatctcagcattttgggaggccaaggcaggcgtatcacttgacgccgagagttcaagaccagccaggccaacatagcaaaaccctgtctttactgaaaatacaaaaaaattagctgaccatggtgttgtatacctgtaatcccagctactggggaagctgaggcaggagaatcacttgaacccagaagatggacgttgcagtgagtcgagatcgggccactgcactccagcctggacgagagagcaagactctgtcaaaaaaaaaaagaaagaaagaaaaggaggctgagaagtcccaagtcgtatgtaaaataaaaccatcagttttaggccgggcgcagtggctcacctttaatcccagcactttgggaagctgaggtgggtggatcatgaggtcaggagttcaagaccagcctggccaaaatggtgaaaccctatctcgactaaaaatacaaaaaattagccaggtttggtggcaggaacctgtaatcccagctacttgggaggctgaggcagagaattgcctgaacccaggaggcagagattgcagtgagccaagatcacaccactgcactccagcctggacaacagagcaagattccgtctcaaaaaacaaaaccaggccgggcgcggt
This window of the Theropithecus gelada isolate Dixy chromosome 2, Tgel_1.0, whole genome shotgun sequence genome carries:
- the ZMYND10 gene encoding zinc finger MYND domain-containing protein 10 isoform X2, which gives rise to MGDLELLLPGEAEVLVRGLRSFPLREMGSEGWNQQHENLEKLNMQAILDATISQGEPIQELLVTHGKVPTLVEELIAVEMWKQKVFPVLCRVEDFKPQNTFPIYMVVHHEASIINLLETVFFHKEVCESAEDTVLDLVDYCHRKLTLLVARSGCGGPPEGEGSQDSNPMQELQKQAELMEFEIALKALSVLRYITDCVDRQWSVSQPPQLAHLKRMQCLYPVRWFLSPGKLQQFEGSRWHTVAPSEQQKLSKLDGQVWIALYNLLLSPEAQARYCLTSFAKGQLLKLRAFLTDTLLDQLPNLAHLQSFLAHLALTETQPPKKDLVLEQIPEIWERLERENRGKWQAIAKHQLQHVFSPSEQDLRLQAQRWAETYRLDVLEAVAPERPRCAYCSAEASKRCSRCQNEWYCCRECQVKHWEKHGKTCVLAAQGDRAK
- the ZMYND10 gene encoding zinc finger MYND domain-containing protein 10 isoform X1 — translated: MGDLELLLPGEAEVLVRGLRSFPLREMGSEGWNQQHENLEKLNMQAILDATISQGEPIQELLVTHGKVPTLVEELIAVEMWKQKVFPVLCRVEDFKPQNTFPIYMVVHHEASIINLLETVFFHKEVCESAEDTVLDLVDYCHRKLTLLVARSGCGGPPEGEGSQDSNPMQELQKQAELMEFEIALKALSVLRYITDCVDSLSLSTLSRMLSTHNLPCLLVELLEHSPWNRREGGKLQQFEGSRWHTVAPSEQQKLSKLDGQVWIALYNLLLSPEAQARYCLTSFAKGQLLKLRAFLTDTLLDQLPNLAHLQSFLAHLALTETQPPKKDLVLEQIPEIWERLERENRGKWQAIAKHQLQHVFSPSEQDLRLQAQRWAETYRLDVLEAVAPERPRCAYCSAEASKRCSRCQNEWYCCRECQVKHWEKHGKTCVLAAQGDRAK
- the RASSF1 gene encoding ras association domain-containing protein 1 isoform X1, whose product is MSAEPELIELRELAPAGRAGQGRTRLERANALRIARGTACNPARQLVPGRGHRFQPAGPATHTWCDLCGDFIWGVVRKGLQCAHCKFTCHYRCRALVCLDCCGPRDLGWEPAVERDTNVVGSLSGAAGAMRSFLGAKCACPRPGVPPPMTQELDPGDLRFSLNGCGAALARAHAHTDTRTRTHATGAVVGGYGRAGPGGRAGAAMGEAETPSFEMTWSSTTSSGYCSQEDSDSELEQYFTARTSLARRPRRDQDEPVEWETPDLSQAEIEQKIKEYNAQINSNLFMSLNKDGSYTGFIKVQLKLVRPVSVPSSKKPPSLQDARRGPGRGTSVRRRTSFYLPKDAVKHLHVLSRTRAREVIEALLRKFLVVDDPRKFALFERAERHGQVYLRKLLDDEQPLRLRLLAGPSDKALSFVLKENDSGEVNWDAFSMPELHNFLRILQREEEEHLRQILQKYSYCRQKIQEALHACPLG